From a single Ooceraea biroi isolate clonal line C1 chromosome 12, Obir_v5.4, whole genome shotgun sequence genomic region:
- the LOC113563087 gene encoding ATP-dependent DNA helicase pfh1-like: protein MQDFRDLGNKIDEIIDVSQMIAKLNTDQKRTFDRVIDTVRSDNSILRLYVSGEGGTGKSCLIKTIKCWIKQYLNKDTAVAAPTGIAAFNIDGLTVHRLLQLPVEHGLITNYKQLPDHVLKVLRADLKDVVLFVIDEVSMISNLTLMYIHLRLSEIFNTNDCEDGWFGRKHILLFGDLFQLPPVHEGPIFVRLPNDKINKCVSSLTAVNLWTTLFDYDELTINMRQQGDDSYRQLLSRIRIGLLTKSDCEILENRKISFKGDSFESRLNELCNFINDFPLDIVCLLPTRHMCDVLNAAMLNRIASKEILLIAEDTIDCIPYVRKKVSKILSNNDDDNSKTAGLSKEIAIKIGAKVMIRSNIDATLGLVNGTIAEVISVVQDTSTDRVEKIKLLLPSGLEYFIERVSVKFEVVDRAFVTRKQFPLCLSYGITIHKSQGLSLQSAIMDIGNSIFNCGQVYVALSRVTSLEGLHLINYDPSSVTADGKAIREYNRLTSNTTQLSETDSPETVQRVSVGQNMQLMTVYSGPNSFEQLFITINK from the coding sequence ATGCAAGATTTTAGAGATCTTGGCAATAAAATAGATGAGATAATTGATGTGTCTCAAATGATAGCAAAATTAAATACGGATCAAAAAAGAACATTCGATAGAGTCATTGATACTGTAAGGTCAGATAATTCGATATTACGATTGTACGTTAGCGGAGAAGGTGGAACTGGAAAGAGTtgcttaattaaaacaattaagtgTTGGATAAAACAATATCTCAATAAAGATACCGCTGTAGCGGCACCTACTGGCATAGCAGCGTTTAATATAGACGGTTTAACAGTTCATAGATTGCTTCAATTACCTGTTGAACATGGTCTTATTACAAACTATAAACAATTGCCTGATCATGTGTTAAAAGTTTTACGAGCAGATCTCAAGGATGTTGTTCTTTTTGTGATTGATGAAGTATCAATGATATCTAATTTGActttaatgtatatacatcttcgattgtctgaaatatttaataccaaTGATTGTGAAGACGGTTGGTTCGGTCGAAAGcacattcttttatttggTGATCTGTTTCAATTACCTCCTGTACATGAAGGTCCTATTTTTGTACGATTACcaaatgacaaaattaataaatgtgtgAGTTCTTTAACTGCTGTTAATTTGTGGACTACATTATTTGATTATGATGAGTTGACAATCAATATGCGTCAGCAAGGGGATGACTCTTATCGACAGTTGTTGTCAAGAATTCGTATTGGTTTATTGACAAAGTCTGATTGCGAGattcttgaaaatagaaaaatatcgtttaaagGTGATTCTtttgaatctagattaaacgaattatgtaattttattaatgattttccgttGGACATTGTTTGTTTATTGCCTACTCGTCATATGTGTGATGTTCTTAATGCTGCAATGTTAAACCGCATTGCTTCGaaagagatattattaattgccgaAGACACGATTGACTGTATACCATAtgtgagaaagaaagtatcaaaaatattatcgaataatgatgatgataattctAAAACTGCTGGActttcgaaagaaattgcaattaagATTGGAGCAAAAGTTATGATAAGGAGTAATATTGATGCTACTTTAGGTCTTGTGAATGGTACAATAGCTGAGGTAATTTCAGTTGTACAAGATACGTCTACCGATCgtgtagaaaaaataaagcttcTTTTACCATCAGgattagaatattttattgaaagagTGAGCGTTAAATTTGAAGTGGTGGATAGAGCGTTTGTTactagaaaacaatttccattGTGTCTGAGTTATGGAATCACCATTCATAAAAGTCAAGGATTGAGCTTACAAAGTGCTATTATGGACATAGGCAactctatatttaattgtggTCAAGTTTATGTTGCACTATCACGAGTAACGTCTCTAGAAgggttgcatttaattaactatGATCCTTCGTCAGTAACAGCTGATGGAAAAGCTATTAGGGAATATAATCGactaacaagtaacactacccaactGTCAGAAACCGATTCGCCTGAAACTGTGCAGAGAGTCAGTGTTGGccaaaacatgcaacttatgACTGTTTATAGCGGCCCAAATTCatttgaacaattatttataacaattaataaataa
- the LOC113563081 gene encoding LOW QUALITY PROTEIN: uncharacterized protein LOC113563081 (The sequence of the model RefSeq protein was modified relative to this genomic sequence to represent the inferred CDS: inserted 1 base in 1 codon) yields MDNIEQLIQEKSLEITKNESENDCLENCALECVPVEVEGAMDVGNKFEVNVDEMVAQLNTDQKRIFDKITAAISDDNNVLRLYISGEGGTGKSFLIKTIRCWIKKYIGDKDTAVTAPIGIAAFNIDGLTLHRLFQLPVEHDRTAKYKQLSDIALKVIRDELKNVVLIIIDEVSMISNIILMYIHLRLTEIFNTMDCDNGWFGKKHILLFGDLLQLPPVHEDLPFIELSTLQIQKYIDAMGSVNLWSLFSYDELQINVRQQGDDSYRDILTRIRVGTLTDSDVIILETRKINFRETNCDDRLQALCNYLQNLPMDTVCLLLTCALCDVLNTAMLDRISSDKIELIAKDLAECASYLKKKVMKILNKDDEDSARTAGLARIITVKVGARVMLRRNIDVNLGLVNGTIGTIISIIRSTIDNKVEKIKIRMSSGIEHIIEERLSVKFEVMDRAFVIRKQFLICLSYGMTIHKSQGLSLKYAVVEAGNSIFSCGQIYVALSRVTTLSGLHLINFDPSSVKQMSXAIIEYNRLRTQYRSDLVHINILKPRVHKVRDTIWAILKNVKLIIMILMIILYGI; encoded by the exons ATGGATAATATTGAACAATTAATTCAAGAAAAAAGTTTAGAAATTACAAAAAACGAAAGTGAAAATGACTGTCTTGAAAATTGTGCATTAGAATGTGTTCCTGTCGAAGTTGAAGGAGCAATGGATGTTGGTAATAAATTCGAAGTTAATGTCGATGAAATGGTCGCGCAATTAAATACTGATCAAAAACGAATCTTTGATAAAATTACTGCTGCTATATCTGATGACAATAATGTTCTTAGACTTTATATTAGCGGTGAAGGTGGTACTGGAAAGAGTTTCTTGATAAAAACTATTAGATGttggattaaaaaatatattggagACAAAGACACAGCGGTAACTGCACCAATCGGTATAGCAGCTTTTAATATTGATGGACTTACTCTTCATAGATTATTTCAATTGCCAGTAGAGCATGACCGTACTGCTAAATATAAACAACTTTCTGATATAGCCCTTAAAGTTATACGGGACGAACTTAAGaatgttgttttaataattatcgatgaagtttcaatgatttcaaatatcattttaatgtacatacatcttCGACTAACAGAGATATTTAATACCATGGATTGTGATAATGGATGGTTCGGCAAAAAACATATACTTCTTTTTGGAGATTTATTGCAACTTCCACCTGTACATGAAGATCTGccttttattgaattatcaaCATTACAAATTCAGAAGTATATTGATGCAATGGGCTCTGTAAATTTATGGTCTTTATTCAGTTATGatgaattacaaattaatgtgCGACAACAAGGTGATGACTCTTATCGAGATATATTAACGAGAATTCGAGTTGGAACACTAACAGATTcggatgtaattattttagaaacgagaaaaattaattttagagaAACTAATTGTGACGACCGATTACAAGCATTATGTAATTACTTACAAAATTTACCAATGGATACAGTTTGTTTACTTCTAACTTGTGCATTATGTGATGTTTTGAATACTGCAATGTTAGATCGTATTTCTTCGGATAAGATAGAACTCATTGCTAAAGATCTGGCAGAATGTGCAtcatatttaaagaaaaaagttatgaagatattaaataaagacgATGAAGATAGTGCTCGAACAGCTGGATTAGCAAGAATCATAACTGTCAAAGTAGGAGCGCGTGTAATGCTTAGAAGAAATATTGATGTTAATTTAGGTCTTGTGAATGGTACCATTGGtacaattatatcaattatacgTAGCACAATTGACaataaagtagaaaaaataaagataagaatGTCATCAGGAATAGAGCATATTATAGAAGAACGTTTAAGTGTCAAATTTGAAGTAATGGATAGAGCATTTGttataagaaaacaatttcttataTGTCTAAGTTATGGTATGACTATCCATAAAAGTCAAGGCTTGAGTTTAAAGTATGCTGTTGTGGAAGCTGGAAATTCTATATTCAGTTGTGGACAAATATATGTCGCTCTTTCACGAGTAACTACGTTGAGTGGATTGCACCTTATAAATTTTGATCCCTCTTCTGTAAAGCAAATGA TagctataatagaatataacagATTACGAACACAATACAGGTCAGATCttgtacatattaatattttgaaaccACGTGTTCACAAGGTTCGTGATACAATTTgggcaatattaaaaaatgtcaagttaataataatgatattaatgattatactTTATGGCATATAA